A stretch of DNA from Candidatus Cloacimonadota bacterium:
AAATGATGAGGATTTGAAAAAAGTCAATGCTCAAAAGGTTATAGAATTTCTTAATTATCTTTATAAGAACAAAGCTGAAGATACAACTGTTGCAAGGAAGCGAAGTTCACTCGCAAATTTTTATAAATTTCTTTTGGGAGAGGAATTAATTAATGAGCCAATATTTGAGAAATTTCCTGCTCCCAAAATTTCATTGAAACTTCCTGATGTTCTGTCTATTGAAGAGGTGAATACTCTTATTAATTCTGTCAAAACCAATGATAAATATGGCTTGCGTAACCGTGCTATGCTTGAGTTTCTATACTCAACAGGTGCAAGAATATCTGAAATGATACATTTAAGGATTAGTGATATTTTATGGAATGGAGGTTTGGTCAGGCTTTTTGGTAAAGGCAGAAAAGAGCGATATGTGCCAATATCAAACATCGCTCTGGAATATTGCCAGAAATATCTTAATGAAGCAAGAAATAAATTACTTAAGGAAAAACAAAGTAATATAATGTTTCTGAATAGATTTGGCAATAAATTAAGTAGAATGGGATGCTGGAAGATATTTGAGAAGTATGTAATGGAAGCTGGTATAAAGGCAAAGGTTTCTCCTCATACTTTGCGTCATTCCTTTGCAACTCATCTTTTAGAGGGTGGTGCTAATCTCCGAGTGGTACAGGCTCTTTTGGGTCATAGCAGTATAAGTACCACACAAATTTATACAAATATTGACAGAAAATATTTGAAAGAAATTCATTCGCTCTATCATCCAAGAGCATAAAAATAAAGAAGTCCCGAAAAGAATCGGGCCCCCGATTTATCGGGAAAAGGAGTATAAAACAATGAAACCCAAAAAGATTGCAATAATAATAGTGATTTTGCTTATGTCAGTCAGCTTTATTAACGCAAAAGAATTAACAGATAGAGAGATTCAGCAGATTGAATATGATGCCGGAACTGCTTACAATGAAGGTGTTGAATTATATAATTCCAAAGACTATCATGGAGCAATTGACAAATTCCTTATTTCATTAGAAAAGTACCAACAAATAGACACTGAAGAAAATCCAAAAACTGTCAGAATTAGTGAGTTATACAAAAATCTTTCTGTGCTATATAATATGACCAAACAATATGATAAGGCTATTGAATACTATAGCCTGAGATTACAGAGAGAACCTGAAAATCATAGAATTAATATATCATTAAGTACTCTTTATGAAAAGATTGGCAAGAAAGATAAAGCCTTACAGATTTTGATTGATTTCAATAAAAATTACAACCAATACAAAATAAAGTCTAAAATAGCACAAATTTATGAAGAGAGAAATGACATTCCCAATGCTATAAAATACTATTCAGAAGCATTTAATTTGAATAAAAAGAAGGTTGATATTCTTGGAAAAGTTGCATTATTCTACCATAAAATCGGGCAGGATACAAGTGCTATAAAGATTTACAATGACTATATTGCCACCAAACCAGAAGATTATATTTTAAAAAAAGTCTACAAAAATTTAGGTATTTTTTATCAAAATATGGGCAATATAGATGACGCAATCCTTGCTTTTGAAGAATCAGATAGCATAAAATTTGATAAAGAAGTTTGTCTGATTTTAGGTCAATTGTATTATGAAAGAGGAAATTATACTACGGCAAAACTCAATCTTGCAAAAGTGAAAGAAAAGGAACCAAATAATCCCCAGGCTCATTATTATTTAGGTTTAATATATCGTAAAGAAGGAAAAAATGCTGAAGCATTAGCTGAATTTGAAAAGATAAAGAATCACCACACATTAGGACCTGCAGCCAAACAACAGATAGAATTTATTAAGAAAAGCGAATAACTTTTTAGTGCGGAATGCGGAATGTGAGGTGCTGAATGCCAGCTCAAACGGGATTTGTTCCCCTCCCCGCGTCTGCGGGGATTGCGGGGACTGTTTTGAACATTATTTAATGTTGAGAGTTACTATTTTTTTATTTTGTTATTGTCAGAGCGTTGTAGTTCCCAATTCAGTTGTTGATTAGTTATTAAATTTTTTTATGAGATTTGCAAAATATGATAATCTTTATTTTTTTTGAGATATTAAAAATAAGTTTTGATTTACCTCATCCTCTAACTCCTTCTCCTAAAAGTAGAAGGAGAATTCTGGCTTCCTTTCCTTTTAGGAGAGGATTGAGGTGAGGTTAAAAAAAACATATATTTTGCAGAAAGCATATTTTTTTATTTAAGGAGAAATAAATGAGAAAGACAATCATTTCTGGCAACTGGAAGATGAATAAAACAGTTGAAGAAGCTAATGATTTTTTTCAAGGAATTTCAGATTGGGAAAAGAATTTTAAGCATAATAACCAGATTTTGATTTTTCCGCCAAATCTTTATATTCAAAACGCACTAAAGATCCTGAGTAAAAATAGTATAGATATTGGTGTGCAAAACATCTATTACAAAGACTTTGGCGCATATACCGGCGAGATTTCTCCAAAAATGATTTTATCAATCGGATGTAAATATTCATTAGTTGGACATTCTGAAAGAAGAAAGATTTTTCATGAAACAGATGAAGATATAAATCGCAAAGTAACATCACTTATCTCAAACGGGCTGAATGTTGTAATGTGTATTGGAGAAACAGAGGAACAGAGATTGGCAGAGAAAACAGAAAAAGTTTTGGAAAAGCAATTGAGTCTTGGCTTGAAGGATATTTCAGATAAAGATATGGAAAATATAGTTATTGCTTATGAGCCTGTGTGGGCAATTGGAACAGGTAAAACAGCCACTCCAGAAATTGCAGAGCAAGCTCATAAGTTCATAAGAGATTGGCTTTCGCAAAAGTTTGGAAAGAAGATTGCTGATGAAACATCAATTTTGTATGGTGGAAGTATCAAGGTTTCTAATATTGGAGAGTTGATAGCACAAGAGGATATTGATGGCGGATTGATTGGTGGTGCAAGTTTGAATCTGAATGATTTTAAGAAAATAATTGAAATTTCCGAAGATGGTCATAACGCTTCGCTGTCATAATGGCTAAAGCCGTCATTTGCTTCGCTGTCAAAAAGTTCGCTTTGCTCGCTGTCATTAAGTCATTCGCTCACTTCGTTCGCTGTCATAATGACTACTATTGACTATAAATGACGATTCGCCAGTTGGCGAATTATATGACATCCCGATTTACCTGTCCTGTGAAGTCTCCGTTTTCTATTTCACTGGGATCGGGGCAAATGACTATAAGGCAAAATATGTTAGACATTAAATTTATTAGAAAGAATCCGGAATTAGTGAAAAAGTGCATTATTGCAAAAGGAGAGAAAACTGATTTAGACGAAATTATGTATTTGGATTCTAAAAAGAGAACATTACAATTTGAGTATGATCAATATAAAGCTGATCAAAATAGATATTCAAAAGAAATTCCAAAGTTTAAAAAAAATGGAAAAGATGTATCAGACTTGATTCCTGAGTTGCAAGATACTGCTAAAAAAGTTAAAGAAACATCCAGAAAACTTACTAAAATTTCAGCAAAATTAGAATCAGAATTACTTAAAGT
This window harbors:
- the xerD gene encoding site-specific tyrosine recombinase XerD, with product MKINKRKKISTENQSLINKFKFYIKVEKGLTENSVSAYISDIVNFASFINDEDLKKVNAQKVIEFLNYLYKNKAEDTTVARKRSSLANFYKFLLGEELINEPIFEKFPAPKISLKLPDVLSIEEVNTLINSVKTNDKYGLRNRAMLEFLYSTGARISEMIHLRISDILWNGGLVRLFGKGRKERYVPISNIALEYCQKYLNEARNKLLKEKQSNIMFLNRFGNKLSRMGCWKIFEKYVMEAGIKAKVSPHTLRHSFATHLLEGGANLRVVQALLGHSSISTTQIYTNIDRKYLKEIHSLYHPRA
- a CDS encoding tetratricopeptide repeat protein, whose protein sequence is MKPKKIAIIIVILLMSVSFINAKELTDREIQQIEYDAGTAYNEGVELYNSKDYHGAIDKFLISLEKYQQIDTEENPKTVRISELYKNLSVLYNMTKQYDKAIEYYSLRLQREPENHRINISLSTLYEKIGKKDKALQILIDFNKNYNQYKIKSKIAQIYEERNDIPNAIKYYSEAFNLNKKKVDILGKVALFYHKIGQDTSAIKIYNDYIATKPEDYILKKVYKNLGIFYQNMGNIDDAILAFEESDSIKFDKEVCLILGQLYYERGNYTTAKLNLAKVKEKEPNNPQAHYYLGLIYRKEGKNAEALAEFEKIKNHHTLGPAAKQQIEFIKKSE
- the tpiA gene encoding triose-phosphate isomerase, with product MRKTIISGNWKMNKTVEEANDFFQGISDWEKNFKHNNQILIFPPNLYIQNALKILSKNSIDIGVQNIYYKDFGAYTGEISPKMILSIGCKYSLVGHSERRKIFHETDEDINRKVTSLISNGLNVVMCIGETEEQRLAEKTEKVLEKQLSLGLKDISDKDMENIVIAYEPVWAIGTGKTATPEIAEQAHKFIRDWLSQKFGKKIADETSILYGGSIKVSNIGELIAQEDIDGGLIGGASLNLNDFKKIIEISEDGHNASLS
- a CDS encoding serine--tRNA ligase, which codes for MLDIKFIRKNPELVKKCIIAKGEKTDLDEIMYLDSKKRTLQFEYDQYKADQNRYSKEIPKFKKNGKDVSDLIPELQDTAKKVKETSRKLTKISAKLESELLKVPNIFDDSVPIGKSDEDNVVIKEYGKKSQFDFESLNHIELSEKLQLIDFRHAAKIAGSGFVCYINKGA